A single Actinomadura algeriensis DNA region contains:
- the pnuC gene encoding nicotinamide riboside transporter PnuC, whose translation MAVNIPLGPLLDPAFHLGTVPTTWAELLGFATGAVNVWLVVRQNILNWPIGIANVILLGLVFLDGGLYADAGLQIVYIGLQAYGWWVWLYGGEGRDDLPVRRTARGEWAVLLAAGAAGTAAITWLLTAFTDSTVPFWDALTTSLSLMAIYGQSRKLLESWWIWIAADLVYIPLYFYKDLKLTSALYVIFLSLCVLGLTTWYRDLRDAGGRAEPAPAAA comes from the coding sequence ATGGCGGTGAACATCCCGCTGGGTCCGCTGCTCGACCCGGCCTTCCACCTGGGCACGGTCCCCACCACGTGGGCCGAGCTGCTCGGCTTCGCGACGGGCGCGGTCAACGTGTGGCTCGTCGTCCGGCAGAACATCCTGAACTGGCCGATCGGCATCGCGAACGTGATCCTGCTCGGGCTGGTGTTCCTCGACGGCGGCCTCTACGCCGACGCGGGCCTGCAGATCGTGTACATCGGGCTGCAGGCGTACGGGTGGTGGGTGTGGCTGTACGGCGGCGAGGGCCGCGACGACCTGCCCGTCCGCCGCACGGCGCGCGGCGAGTGGGCGGTGCTGCTCGCCGCCGGGGCCGCCGGCACCGCCGCGATCACCTGGCTGCTGACGGCGTTCACCGACTCGACCGTCCCGTTCTGGGACGCGCTGACGACGTCGCTGTCGCTGATGGCGATCTACGGCCAGTCGCGCAAGCTGCTCGAGTCGTGGTGGATCTGGATCGCCGCCGACCTGGTGTACATCCCGCTGTACTTCTACAAGGACCTCAAGCTGACGAGCGCCCTGTACGTCATCTTCCTGTCGCTGTGCGTCCTCGGCCTCACCACCTGGTACCGCGACCTGCGGGACGCGGGCGGCCGCGCGGAGCCGGCCCCGGCGGCCGCATGA